In Saccharomonospora marina XMU15, one genomic interval encodes:
- a CDS encoding decaprenylphospho-beta-D-erythro-pentofuranosid-2-ulose 2-reductase translates to MNETVVVLGGRSEIGTAVATRLARQGAARFVLAARRSADLDAEEATLREAGASEVHRVEFDADDLDQHESVLSAIMTEYGPVDVVVTAFGVLGDQRRAEADAAHAVAIVHTDYTAHVSVLTHLANLLRAQGHGTLVVFSSVAGVRVRRANYVYGSAKAGLDGFASGLADALHGSGVRLLLVRPGFVIGRMTAGMTAAPLSSTPAQVADATVAALRKGRHTVWVPALLRPVFALMRALPRPIWRRLPR, encoded by the coding sequence GTGAACGAGACGGTGGTGGTCCTGGGAGGACGCAGCGAGATCGGCACGGCCGTCGCCACCCGGCTGGCCCGGCAGGGGGCTGCCCGGTTCGTGCTGGCCGCCAGGCGCAGTGCTGACCTCGACGCCGAGGAGGCCACGCTGCGCGAGGCGGGTGCGAGCGAGGTGCACCGGGTGGAGTTCGACGCCGACGACCTCGACCAGCACGAGAGCGTGCTCAGCGCGATCATGACCGAGTACGGTCCTGTGGATGTCGTGGTCACGGCGTTCGGTGTGCTGGGAGACCAGCGGCGTGCCGAGGCCGACGCCGCGCACGCGGTGGCGATCGTGCACACCGACTACACCGCGCACGTCAGCGTGCTGACCCACCTGGCGAACCTGCTGCGCGCACAGGGCCACGGCACGCTGGTGGTGTTCTCCTCGGTCGCGGGAGTGCGCGTGCGCAGGGCGAACTACGTGTACGGCTCGGCGAAGGCGGGCCTGGACGGCTTCGCCAGCGGACTCGCGGACGCGCTGCACGGCAGCGGCGTGCGGCTGCTGCTCGTGCGGCCCGGTTTCGTCATCGGGCGGATGACCGCAGGCATGACCGCGGCTCCGCTGTCGTCCACCCCCGCGCAGGTCGCCGACGCCACGGTGGCGGCACTGCGCAAGGGAAGGCACACGGTGTGGGTGCCCGCGCTGCTGCGTCCGGTGTTCGCGCTCATGCGGGCGCTGCCGCGCCCGATCTGGCGCCGCCTTCCCCGCTGA
- a CDS encoding class I SAM-dependent methyltransferase, with amino-acid sequence MSATERWRADLQAWAVPEPILAAAEDSPWVLPRHVFTRRADVLTAKPEGESFPAAWEALDPPGTVLDVGAAAGAASLPLAARSTSITAVDTDAGLLGEFERRAKTLGVPARVIEGRWPDVADRAGVADVVVCHHVIYNAADIAPFLRALTAAARRLVVVETARRHPLTSLNDLWLHFHGIVRPQGPTADDAVAVLRELGIEPRVAAWRRQHSASGEHPDFDTLVDVTRRRLCLPRERAPEVAKALRDGGADGTRDLGSSGDEIVTLVWRP; translated from the coding sequence ATGAGCGCGACCGAACGTTGGCGCGCCGATCTGCAGGCGTGGGCTGTCCCGGAGCCGATCCTGGCGGCGGCCGAGGATTCGCCGTGGGTGCTGCCCAGACACGTGTTCACCCGCCGAGCGGACGTCCTCACGGCGAAACCGGAGGGTGAGTCGTTTCCCGCGGCGTGGGAGGCGCTCGATCCCCCCGGCACCGTGCTGGACGTGGGCGCCGCGGCGGGGGCCGCCAGTCTTCCGCTGGCCGCGCGAAGCACCTCGATCACGGCCGTGGACACCGACGCCGGGCTGCTCGGCGAGTTCGAGCGGCGAGCGAAGACACTCGGCGTGCCCGCCCGCGTGATCGAGGGCAGGTGGCCGGACGTGGCGGACCGGGCGGGAGTGGCCGACGTGGTGGTGTGCCACCACGTGATCTACAACGCCGCCGACATCGCGCCGTTCCTCCGTGCGCTGACCGCAGCCGCCCGCAGGCTCGTCGTGGTAGAGACGGCACGGCGACATCCGCTGACCTCCCTCAACGACCTGTGGCTGCACTTCCACGGCATCGTCCGGCCGCAGGGACCGACGGCCGACGACGCCGTCGCCGTGCTGCGCGAACTCGGTATCGAACCGCGTGTGGCGGCCTGGCGGCGGCAGCATTCCGCTTCCGGTGAGCATCCCGACTTCGACACGCTCGTCGACGTCACCCGCCGCAGGCTGTGCCTGCCGCGCGAAAGGGCGCCCGAGGTGGCGAAGGCGTTGCGCGACGGCGGTGCCGACGGCACCCGCGATCTCGGCTCCTCGGGTGACGAGATCGTGACGCTGGTGTGGAGACCGTAG
- a CDS encoding MBL fold metallo-hydrolase, translating into MSDRLYFRQLLSGRDFAVGDPVATQMRNFAYLIGDRETGEAVLVDPAYAVDDLLGVLAADDMRLVGVLATHHHPDHVGGEMMGFSLPGLAELLSRVQVPVHVNRDETEWVRRVTGVSGTDLVGHDHDDLLEVGAIGIRLLHTPGHTPGSQCFLLDGRLVAGDTLFLDGCGRTDFPGGDADAMYRSLRWLADLEGDPVVYPGHMYSAQPSAALSRVRRDNVVFRPRSLEQWRAMFG; encoded by the coding sequence ATGTCCGATCGCCTGTACTTCCGGCAACTGCTTTCCGGCCGTGACTTCGCCGTCGGCGACCCGGTGGCCACCCAGATGCGCAACTTCGCCTATCTGATCGGCGACCGGGAGACCGGGGAGGCGGTTCTGGTCGACCCCGCCTACGCCGTGGACGACCTGCTCGGCGTGCTCGCGGCCGACGACATGCGGCTGGTGGGGGTGCTCGCCACCCACCACCATCCCGACCACGTCGGCGGCGAGATGATGGGCTTCTCGCTGCCGGGCCTGGCCGAACTCCTCTCGCGGGTCCAGGTGCCCGTGCACGTCAACCGCGACGAAACGGAATGGGTGCGGCGCGTCACCGGGGTGTCGGGGACCGACCTCGTCGGCCACGACCACGACGACCTGCTCGAGGTTGGCGCCATCGGCATCCGGCTGCTGCACACGCCCGGCCACACGCCGGGAAGCCAGTGCTTCCTGCTCGACGGCAGGCTCGTGGCGGGCGACACGCTGTTCCTCGACGGTTGTGGCCGCACCGACTTTCCCGGCGGCGACGCCGACGCGATGTACCGAAGCCTGCGCTGGCTCGCCGACCTCGAGGGCGACCCGGTGGTGTACCCGGGGCACATGTACTCGGCACAGCCGTCGGCGGCGCTGTCGCGGGTGCGGCGTGACAACGTCGTGTTCCGGCCACGGTCGCTGGAGCAGTGGCGCGCCATGTTCGGCTGA
- a CDS encoding PPOX class F420-dependent oxidoreductase yields the protein MSPSEELRAFWRERHLATLATLRPDGSPHVVPVGVTVDDAFEIARVICSAGSVKARNVRAAGTEGGRVAVTQVDRRRWSTLEGRAVVTDDPDAVRDAERRYAERYRPPRANPHRVVLEITIDRLLGMR from the coding sequence ATGTCACCGAGCGAGGAGTTACGCGCGTTCTGGCGGGAGCGGCACCTTGCCACACTGGCCACCCTGCGGCCCGACGGCTCCCCGCACGTGGTGCCGGTGGGGGTCACGGTGGACGACGCCTTCGAGATCGCGCGGGTCATCTGCTCCGCGGGAAGCGTGAAGGCCCGCAACGTCCGCGCCGCGGGCACGGAGGGTGGCCGCGTCGCCGTCACGCAGGTGGATCGGCGACGCTGGTCGACGCTGGAGGGTCGTGCCGTGGTCACCGACGATCCCGACGCGGTGCGCGACGCCGAGCGACGCTACGCCGAGCGCTACCGCCCGCCCCGGGCCAACCCGCACCGGGTCGTCCTCGAGATCACCATCGACCGGCTGCTCGGGATGCGCTGA
- a CDS encoding ROK family transcriptional regulator yields MTGTGPAGQHTVRRHNCALVLGAVAQSPGISRAGIAARTGLTKATVSSLVDRLLAATLLHDEGPQRRAGPGRRGTSLSLSPHGPHGLGVEIAVDYVATCLVDLTGAVHDLRTRHGDNRDRPVELVLDKVTRAIAAARRAATRRGVAVGGIGVAVPGLVESATGVLRVAPNLDWHGIDLPARLRRRAGPVGRDVIVGNEANLAALAELWAMGEEGPRDFVHVSAEIGIGAGIVLDGELHEGFRGFGGELGHFPVDPRGPRCRCGARGCLERLAGQEAILAAANATGLEELIQRLRDGDRMAQEAVERAAASLGVALSAVVNLLDVPAVVLGGGYARLHRWLADPLLAELRTRVVSAPWSRIEVLPSSLGTEAAVRGAAASVVRTIVADPEAFISG; encoded by the coding sequence ATGACCGGGACCGGGCCCGCCGGGCAACACACGGTGCGAAGGCACAACTGCGCACTGGTGCTCGGCGCCGTCGCCCAGTCGCCGGGAATCTCCCGCGCCGGGATCGCCGCACGCACCGGGCTGACGAAGGCCACCGTGTCGAGCCTGGTCGACCGGCTGCTCGCGGCCACACTGCTGCACGACGAGGGCCCGCAACGGCGGGCGGGCCCAGGGCGGCGCGGGACGTCGCTGTCGCTGTCCCCGCACGGCCCGCACGGCCTCGGCGTCGAGATCGCCGTCGACTACGTGGCCACCTGCCTTGTCGATCTCACCGGCGCCGTACACGACCTGCGGACCAGGCACGGCGACAACCGCGATCGACCGGTGGAGCTGGTACTGGACAAGGTGACCCGGGCGATCGCAGCCGCGCGGCGTGCCGCCACGAGGCGGGGCGTGGCCGTGGGCGGGATCGGCGTGGCCGTCCCCGGCCTCGTCGAGTCCGCAACCGGCGTGCTGCGGGTGGCGCCGAACCTGGACTGGCACGGGATCGACCTGCCCGCGCGGTTGCGTCGCCGCGCCGGTCCGGTAGGCCGCGACGTGATCGTCGGCAACGAGGCCAACCTCGCCGCGCTCGCCGAACTGTGGGCCATGGGCGAGGAAGGCCCCCGCGATTTCGTCCACGTCTCCGCCGAGATCGGCATCGGCGCGGGCATCGTCCTCGACGGCGAACTCCACGAGGGCTTTCGCGGCTTCGGCGGCGAACTCGGACACTTTCCGGTCGACCCGCGCGGCCCGCGCTGCCGCTGCGGCGCGCGTGGCTGCCTGGAACGGCTGGCGGGGCAGGAGGCGATTCTGGCGGCCGCGAACGCGACCGGTCTCGAAGAGCTGATCCAGCGGTTGCGGGACGGCGACCGCATGGCACAGGAGGCGGTCGAACGCGCGGCGGCCTCACTGGGCGTTGCGCTGTCGGCCGTGGTCAACCTGCTCGACGTTCCCGCTGTCGTGCTCGGCGGCGGCTACGCCCGCCTGCATCGCTGGCTCGCCGACCCACTGCTGGCCGAACTGCGGACCCGGGTGGTGAGCGCGCCGTGGTCGCGAATCGAGGTGTTGCCGTCGTCGCTGGGCACCGAGGCCGCCGTTCGCGGCGCCGCCGCCTCGGTGGTGCGCACCATCGTCGCCGACCCCGAGGCGTTCATCTCCGGCTGA
- the xylA gene encoding xylose isomerase produces the protein MALQPVAEDKFSFGLWTVGWRAIDPFGEATRPPLDAVEAVNRLAELGAWGVTFHDDDLIPFGSEDSERQRRIQRFRAALEATGLVVPMATTNLFAHPVFKDGALTSNDREVRRFALRKVMRNMDLAAELGATTYVLWGGREGSETDAAKDVRAALDRYREGIDTLAGYVLEQGYQLRLALEPKPNEPRGDIFLPTVGHALAFISTLEHQELVGLNPEVGHEQMAGLNFVHGIGQALWQGKLFHIDLNGQRGPRYDQDLIFGHGDVLSAFFLVDLLEHGGYEGPRHFDFKPPRTEDIDGVWASAAANMRSYLLLRERARAFRADPRVREALEASRVPQLSVPTLAEGETLADLRADRSAFEDFDPDAAARRGYGYATLSQLAFEHLLGEA, from the coding sequence GTGGCCCTACAGCCCGTCGCCGAGGACAAGTTCAGCTTCGGCCTGTGGACGGTCGGCTGGCGCGCGATCGACCCGTTCGGCGAGGCCACGCGCCCGCCGCTGGACGCGGTCGAAGCCGTGAACCGGCTCGCCGAACTGGGAGCGTGGGGCGTGACCTTCCACGACGACGACCTGATCCCGTTCGGCAGCGAGGATTCCGAACGGCAGCGGCGCATCCAGCGGTTCCGCGCGGCGTTGGAGGCCACCGGTCTCGTGGTGCCCATGGCTACCACGAACCTGTTCGCACACCCGGTTTTCAAGGACGGGGCACTCACCAGCAACGACCGCGAGGTCCGCAGGTTCGCGCTGCGCAAGGTGATGCGCAACATGGACCTGGCCGCCGAACTGGGCGCCACCACCTACGTGTTGTGGGGCGGGCGCGAGGGATCGGAGACCGACGCCGCCAAGGACGTGCGCGCGGCACTGGACCGCTACCGGGAGGGCATCGACACCCTCGCGGGGTATGTGCTCGAGCAGGGCTACCAGCTGCGGCTGGCGCTGGAACCGAAGCCGAACGAGCCGCGCGGTGACATCTTCCTGCCTACCGTCGGGCACGCGCTGGCGTTCATCTCCACGCTGGAGCACCAGGAACTGGTCGGCCTCAACCCCGAGGTCGGACACGAGCAGATGGCCGGGCTGAACTTCGTGCACGGCATCGGGCAGGCGTTGTGGCAGGGCAAGCTGTTCCACATCGATCTCAACGGTCAGCGCGGCCCCCGCTACGACCAGGACCTGATCTTCGGCCACGGCGACGTGCTTTCGGCGTTCTTCCTCGTCGATCTGCTCGAGCACGGCGGGTACGAGGGACCGAGGCACTTCGACTTCAAACCCCCTCGCACCGAGGACATCGACGGTGTGTGGGCCAGCGCCGCCGCCAACATGCGTTCCTATCTGTTGCTGCGGGAGCGGGCGAGGGCGTTTCGGGCCGACCCGAGGGTGCGGGAGGCGCTGGAGGCCTCGCGGGTGCCGCAGCTTTCGGTGCCCACGCTGGCCGAAGGGGAGACCCTTGCCGACCTGCGCGCCGACCGGTCGGCCTTCGAGGACTTCGATCCCGACGCCGCCGCACGCCGAGGCTACGGTTACGCCACCCTGTCGCAGCTGGCCTTCGAACACCTCCTCGGCGAGGCCTGA
- a CDS encoding IclR family transcriptional regulator → MCPADRNHAASTAARLTALLTAFRPGDEALGVSELSRRTGVSKSSVHRLTTQLLAGGLLERDGAGVRLGLKLFEIGQLATRQRGLVDAARPYLADLREATRNTVHLAVLEGTEVVYLDILRGPDAPTLPSRVGGRFPAHATAVGKAILAHSPESVVDTVIAAGLARISSRTITAPGLLRRQLARVRQDGLAYDREESGVGVVCVASPLRSPGAAAVAAVSISGWTNRMRLDRVAPAVRTAALTISRTLH, encoded by the coding sequence ATGTGTCCCGCTGACCGGAACCACGCCGCATCGACGGCGGCCCGGCTGACCGCGCTGCTCACCGCGTTCCGGCCCGGTGACGAGGCGCTGGGCGTGTCGGAGCTGTCCCGCAGGACCGGCGTGTCGAAATCCAGCGTGCACCGCCTCACCACGCAGCTGCTGGCGGGCGGGCTGCTCGAGCGTGACGGCGCCGGTGTGCGGCTGGGGCTGAAGCTGTTCGAGATCGGGCAGCTCGCGACGCGGCAGCGTGGCCTGGTGGACGCGGCACGGCCCTACCTGGCCGATCTGCGCGAGGCCACCCGCAACACCGTGCACCTGGCGGTGCTGGAGGGTACCGAGGTGGTCTATCTCGACATCCTGCGCGGGCCCGACGCGCCGACGCTGCCTTCGCGGGTCGGCGGCCGGTTCCCCGCTCACGCCACGGCCGTGGGCAAGGCGATCCTCGCCCACTCCCCCGAGTCCGTTGTGGACACGGTGATCGCGGCGGGGCTGGCGAGGATCAGCAGCCGCACGATCACCGCCCCCGGGCTGCTTCGGCGCCAACTGGCCAGGGTTCGCCAGGACGGCCTCGCCTACGACCGCGAGGAATCCGGCGTCGGTGTGGTGTGCGTCGCGAGCCCGTTACGCTCCCCGGGCGCAGCGGCGGTGGCGGCGGTGTCCATCTCCGGCTGGACGAACCGGATGCGGCTGGACCGGGTGGCTCCGGCCGTACGTACCGCCGCCCTCACCATCTCCCGCACCCTGCACTGA
- a CDS encoding acetaldehyde dehydrogenase (acetylating): MSESAAVAAIVGPGNIGTDLLAKLRRSERIDVRYMVGIDPDSDGLRRARELGVEASAEGVDWLLAQRVRPDLVFEATSARAHLAAAPRYAEAGIQAIDLTPAAVGPFTCPVVNLPDQLDAPNLNLITCGGQATIPMVHAVSTITPVPYAEIVASVSSRSAGPGTRANIDEFTQTTARGLEIVGGADKGKAIIIINPMEPPMIMRDTVFCAIGPDADRDAVAESVHRMVSDVQTYVPGYRLTADPQFDDPRPEWNGMARVAVFLEVEGNGDYLPPYAGNLDIITAAAAKVGELLAERIVESRGVRA, from the coding sequence ATGAGCGAATCGGCAGCGGTGGCCGCCATCGTCGGCCCCGGCAACATCGGCACCGACCTGCTCGCCAAGCTGCGCCGCAGCGAGCGGATCGACGTGCGATACATGGTCGGCATCGACCCCGACTCCGACGGGCTGCGCCGGGCACGCGAGCTGGGTGTCGAGGCGTCGGCGGAGGGCGTCGACTGGCTGCTGGCCCAGCGGGTGCGCCCCGACCTGGTGTTCGAGGCGACCTCGGCGAGAGCGCACCTGGCCGCCGCGCCACGCTACGCCGAGGCGGGCATCCAGGCGATCGACCTGACGCCCGCGGCCGTCGGGCCGTTCACCTGCCCCGTGGTGAACCTGCCCGACCAACTCGACGCGCCGAACCTCAACCTGATCACCTGTGGTGGCCAGGCCACCATCCCGATGGTGCACGCGGTCAGCACGATCACGCCGGTGCCCTACGCCGAGATCGTGGCGTCGGTGTCCTCGCGTTCGGCGGGTCCGGGCACCCGCGCCAACATCGACGAGTTCACCCAAACCACCGCGCGCGGTCTCGAGATCGTCGGCGGCGCCGACAAGGGCAAGGCGATCATCATCATCAACCCGATGGAACCGCCGATGATCATGCGGGACACGGTGTTCTGCGCGATCGGCCCCGACGCCGACCGTGACGCCGTCGCCGAATCGGTGCACCGCATGGTCAGCGATGTACAGACCTACGTGCCCGGCTACCGGCTCACCGCCGACCCGCAGTTCGACGACCCGAGGCCGGAGTGGAACGGCATGGCGAGGGTCGCGGTGTTCCTGGAGGTCGAGGGCAACGGCGACTACCTGCCGCCCTACGCGGGCAACCTGGACATCATCACCGCCGCGGCGGCCAAGGTCGGCGAGTTGCTCGCCGAGCGCATCGTGGAAAGCAGGGGAGTGCGGGCATGA
- the dmpG gene encoding 4-hydroxy-2-oxovalerate aldolase, with product MSERVRLVDTTLRDGSHAMAHQFTEANVRDTVRALDTAGVSLIEVTHGDGLGGSTFNYGFSKVDERVLIAAAVEEAKRATIAVLLLPGLGTVTDMKAAADLGAGAVRIATHCTEADVSIQHFGEARKLGLETVGFLMLAHMSTPEELAKQARIMVDAGCECVYVVDSAGALILEDASDRVAALVAEVGGSAQVGYHGHQNLSFGVANSVLAYRAGARQIDGSLAALGAGAGNSPTEVLAATFERLGVETGVDKDVLMAAAENVVKPYITRLPVMDRSSIVQGFAGVYSSFLLHAERAEQRYGVPAHEILYEVGRRRYVGGQEDMIIDIALRLAERGAGK from the coding sequence ATGAGCGAGCGGGTACGGCTGGTCGACACCACGCTGCGCGACGGCAGCCACGCGATGGCGCATCAGTTCACCGAGGCGAACGTGCGCGACACCGTGCGCGCGCTGGACACCGCTGGGGTCTCCTTGATCGAGGTGACTCACGGCGACGGGCTGGGCGGGTCCACCTTCAACTACGGATTCTCCAAAGTGGACGAGCGGGTGCTGATCGCCGCGGCGGTCGAGGAGGCCAAGCGCGCCACGATCGCGGTGCTGCTGCTGCCGGGGCTGGGCACCGTCACCGACATGAAGGCCGCCGCCGACCTCGGCGCGGGTGCCGTGCGCATCGCCACCCACTGCACCGAGGCGGACGTGTCCATCCAGCACTTCGGAGAGGCACGCAAGCTCGGGCTGGAGACCGTGGGCTTCCTGATGCTGGCGCACATGTCCACCCCGGAGGAGTTGGCCAAGCAGGCCCGCATCATGGTGGACGCCGGTTGCGAGTGCGTGTACGTGGTGGACTCGGCAGGAGCGCTGATCCTGGAGGACGCCTCCGACCGGGTGGCCGCGCTGGTCGCCGAGGTCGGCGGCAGCGCACAGGTCGGTTACCACGGGCACCAGAACCTCAGCTTCGGTGTCGCCAACTCCGTGCTGGCCTACCGCGCGGGAGCCAGGCAGATCGACGGCTCGCTTGCCGCTCTCGGTGCGGGCGCGGGCAACTCGCCCACCGAGGTACTGGCCGCGACCTTCGAGCGGCTCGGTGTGGAGACCGGTGTGGACAAGGACGTGCTGATGGCGGCCGCCGAGAACGTCGTCAAGCCCTACATCACCCGGCTTCCCGTCATGGACCGCTCGTCGATCGTGCAGGGGTTCGCCGGGGTCTACTCCAGCTTCCTGCTGCACGCCGAACGCGCGGAGCAGCGCTACGGGGTGCCCGCGCACGAGATCCTGTACGAGGTGGGCAGGCGCCGCTACGTGGGCGGGCAGGAAGACATGATCATCGACATCGCGCTGCGGCTGGCCGAGCGCGGCGCGGGCAAGTGA
- a CDS encoding TetR/AcrR family transcriptional regulator, producing the protein MSGTERTWAGTTLADRKAARRRRFLDVGVQLLGTGDSGAVSVRAACRQAKLTERYFYENFADRDEFILAVYDDVVALAHRALVEAVTSAEPTPAKRAEAAVTAFVTLILDDPRKGRVLLLAPLADPALSRYGSQRLPMFAELVREQLSDRVDERDRAMTATALVGGLANLFIGYLAGTLDVSRQRLIAHCVRLVLGANALHS; encoded by the coding sequence ATGTCGGGAACGGAGCGAACCTGGGCGGGCACCACGCTGGCGGACCGCAAGGCGGCACGGCGGCGACGGTTCCTCGACGTCGGGGTCCAGTTGCTCGGCACCGGTGACAGCGGCGCGGTCAGCGTGCGGGCCGCGTGCAGGCAGGCCAAGCTCACCGAGCGCTATTTCTACGAGAACTTCGCCGACCGCGACGAGTTCATCCTCGCCGTCTACGACGACGTGGTCGCGCTGGCCCACCGTGCGCTCGTGGAGGCGGTCACCTCGGCGGAGCCGACACCGGCCAAGCGCGCCGAGGCGGCGGTCACGGCCTTCGTCACACTGATCCTGGACGACCCGCGCAAGGGCCGGGTGCTGCTGCTCGCGCCGCTGGCCGACCCCGCGCTGAGCCGCTACGGCAGCCAGCGGCTGCCGATGTTCGCCGAACTGGTGCGCGAGCAGCTGTCCGACCGGGTCGACGAGCGTGACCGCGCCATGACCGCGACGGCGCTGGTGGGTGGGCTCGCCAACCTGTTCATCGGCTACCTCGCGGGCACGCTCGACGTCAGCAGGCAACGCCTCATCGCCCATTGCGTGCGTCTGGTGCTCGGCGCGAACGCGCTGCACTCCTGA
- a CDS encoding oxygenase MpaB family protein: MTTAEPLGPDSLTWRIFGDWRGLLIALWAGSMQNMHPELGAGVEQHSKFFDERWQRLYRSLYPIGGVIYDGPRAQRTAVQVRGYHDTIKGVDSRGRRYHALNPDTFYWAHATFFVSTLLIAEHFMGGLTEAQRRKLFDEHVQWYRLYGMSMRPVPKTWEDFQRYWHHMCTEVLEDNKATRDVLDISRIAKPPVLRLLPDTLWKLLRVPIAKGFVWLTVGMYDQPVRDLLGYRWSSRDARLHRLVGRAINAAFTLVPFERRYHPRARAGWRRAFGKDSADAPLVETPARNLPPVHERDWPTHYSPAV; the protein is encoded by the coding sequence ATGACGACCGCCGAACCTCTCGGACCCGACTCGCTGACCTGGCGCATCTTCGGTGACTGGCGTGGCCTGCTGATCGCGCTGTGGGCGGGCTCCATGCAGAACATGCACCCCGAACTCGGTGCGGGTGTGGAGCAGCATTCGAAGTTCTTCGACGAGCGCTGGCAGCGGTTGTACCGCTCGCTGTATCCCATCGGTGGCGTGATCTACGACGGGCCGCGCGCGCAGCGTACGGCCGTGCAGGTGCGCGGATACCACGACACCATCAAGGGAGTGGACTCGCGTGGCCGCCGCTACCACGCCCTGAACCCCGACACCTTCTACTGGGCACACGCCACCTTCTTCGTGAGCACACTGCTCATCGCGGAGCACTTCATGGGCGGGCTCACCGAAGCGCAGCGGCGCAAGCTGTTCGACGAGCACGTCCAGTGGTACCGGCTGTACGGCATGAGCATGCGTCCGGTGCCCAAGACCTGGGAGGACTTCCAGCGGTACTGGCACCACATGTGCACCGAGGTGCTCGAGGACAACAAGGCCACCCGTGACGTGCTCGACATCTCCCGCATCGCCAAGCCACCGGTGCTGCGGCTGCTGCCCGACACACTGTGGAAACTGCTGCGTGTGCCGATCGCGAAGGGGTTCGTGTGGCTGACCGTCGGCATGTACGACCAGCCGGTGCGAGACCTGCTCGGCTACCGCTGGTCCAGCCGCGACGCCAGGCTGCACCGGCTCGTCGGCCGCGCGATCAACGCCGCGTTCACCCTGGTGCCGTTCGAGCGGCGTTATCATCCCCGGGCCAGGGCGGGCTGGCGCCGCGCGTTCGGCAAGGACTCCGCCGACGCGCCACTGGTCGAGACCCCGGCCAGGAACCTGCCTCCCGTGCACGAACGGGACTGGCCGACGCATTACTCACCCGCCGTGTGA
- a CDS encoding LLM class F420-dependent oxidoreductase, with protein sequence MKLGYHIGYWSSGPPEGAVEAIRTAEELGFDSVWTAEGYGSDALTPLAWWGAATSRIKLGTNIVQMSARTPTATAMAAMTLDHLSGGRFVLGLGASGPQVVEGWYGQPYPKPLARTREYVEIVRKVVAREQPVTHDGRFYQLPLRDGTGLGKPLKATVHPLRRHIPIYLAAEGPKNVALSAEICDGWLPLFFSPRSDDFYRGALREGFARRGEQPADFEVAASVPVIVHDDVEQAADLIRPALALYIGGMGAKTMNFHHDVFARMGYQDVADKVQELYLGGNKAEAAAAIPTSLIEDTSLIGPPAKIREELAAWEESVVTTLLLRGDAAMLRKVADVLS encoded by the coding sequence GTGAAACTCGGCTACCACATCGGATACTGGTCCTCCGGCCCGCCGGAGGGCGCGGTCGAGGCCATCCGGACAGCGGAGGAGTTGGGCTTCGACTCGGTGTGGACGGCCGAGGGCTACGGCTCCGACGCGCTGACGCCGCTGGCCTGGTGGGGAGCGGCGACCTCCCGCATCAAGCTGGGCACCAACATCGTGCAGATGTCGGCACGCACCCCCACGGCCACCGCGATGGCGGCGATGACGCTGGACCATCTCAGCGGCGGCCGGTTCGTGCTCGGCCTCGGCGCGTCGGGGCCGCAGGTGGTGGAGGGCTGGTACGGCCAGCCCTATCCCAAGCCGCTGGCACGCACCCGCGAGTACGTCGAGATCGTGCGCAAGGTCGTGGCCAGGGAGCAACCCGTCACCCACGACGGCCGCTTCTACCAACTGCCGCTGCGGGACGGCACCGGGCTCGGCAAGCCGTTGAAGGCCACCGTGCATCCGCTGCGCAGGCACATCCCGATCTACCTCGCGGCGGAGGGGCCGAAGAACGTCGCGCTGTCGGCGGAGATCTGTGACGGCTGGCTGCCGCTGTTCTTCTCCCCCAGAAGCGACGACTTCTACCGTGGTGCGCTGCGGGAGGGATTCGCCAGGCGCGGCGAGCAGCCCGCCGACTTCGAGGTCGCCGCCTCGGTGCCGGTGATCGTGCACGACGACGTCGAGCAGGCCGCCGACCTCATCCGCCCGGCGCTGGCGCTCTACATCGGCGGCATGGGCGCGAAGACGATGAACTTCCACCACGACGTCTTCGCCAGGATGGGCTACCAGGACGTGGCGGACAAGGTCCAGGAGTTGTACCTGGGCGGGAACAAGGCCGAGGCCGCCGCCGCGATCCCCACCAGTCTGATCGAGGACACCTCGCTGATCGGTCCGCCCGCCAAGATCCGCGAGGAGTTGGCGGCGTGGGAGGAGTCCGTGGTGACCACCCTGCTGCTACGCGGCGACGCCGCGATGCTGCGCAAGGTCGCCGACGTCCTGTCCTGA